One stretch of Dissulfurimicrobium hydrothermale DNA includes these proteins:
- a CDS encoding sensor histidine kinase has protein sequence MPETIKTSRSPTGFSVPYQIVAFSILMLFSIVVVISGIGTYKISIDGARNLMEKRAVDIAVNIGITLDRFGFKEEFFEELIRSERWRDLAFLSLYDQEGTIILHSNPKLLGREQKDEYIEKVIRDESPLIHFSTLATGEEVFILDFPLQLHKRFLRVYHSSRFKRGMKKDMDQEKTEKVFCLRVAIHPYPANGIVRKANFQIILVGFSLVILWVLAIFFFLAWRRGERFRARLREQERLVALGEMAAVLAHEIRNPLSSIKGFAQYHLEQGDLSPVLKEDMGIIVGESERLERLTFDLLAYARPAMPHEEEFDLEKFCKELVRGLVVPSDRISIVLDCKQAKIRLDKAKLTQIGINLLQNAVDAVHEHGGEVGVAMRYGEGRFVMDVWDSGPGLPGEVRQHLFEPFVTTKARGTGLGLAIVKRLTESLGGSVTIKDRGPVGPTGEGGGTLAEVIIPIPEQEEES, from the coding sequence ATGCCAGAAACGATAAAAACAAGCCGCAGCCCGACTGGTTTTTCTGTGCCCTATCAAATTGTCGCATTTAGTATCTTGATGTTGTTTTCGATTGTCGTCGTAATAAGCGGCATAGGCACATATAAGATATCCATCGATGGGGCAAGGAACCTTATGGAGAAGCGGGCGGTGGACATAGCGGTGAACATTGGCATCACGCTAGACCGATTCGGCTTCAAAGAGGAGTTCTTCGAAGAGTTGATCCGCTCAGAGAGATGGAGAGATCTGGCCTTTTTAAGTTTGTATGATCAGGAAGGCACGATCATCCTACATTCAAATCCAAAACTCCTTGGTAGGGAACAGAAAGACGAATATATAGAGAAGGTTATAAGAGATGAATCTCCGCTCATACATTTTTCAACCCTTGCTACAGGCGAAGAGGTCTTTATTTTGGACTTCCCATTGCAGCTACACAAGAGGTTTCTGCGCGTATATCATTCATCTAGATTTAAAAGGGGCATGAAAAAGGATATGGATCAGGAAAAGACAGAAAAGGTATTTTGTCTCAGGGTGGCTATTCATCCATATCCTGCAAATGGGATCGTAAGGAAGGCGAATTTTCAGATAATCCTGGTAGGATTCTCGCTTGTGATACTTTGGGTGCTTGCCATTTTTTTCTTCCTTGCCTGGCGGCGCGGAGAGAGATTCAGGGCGCGGCTTCGAGAGCAGGAGAGGCTTGTGGCCCTGGGGGAGATGGCGGCGGTTCTTGCGCACGAAATCAGGAATCCATTGAGCAGTATAAAGGGGTTTGCCCAATATCATCTTGAACAGGGCGACCTATCGCCGGTCTTAAAGGAGGATATGGGTATTATCGTCGGGGAATCGGAGAGACTCGAGCGTCTTACATTCGATCTCCTGGCCTATGCCAGACCTGCTATGCCGCATGAAGAAGAATTTGATCTTGAAAAATTCTGTAAAGAGCTTGTAAGGGGTCTGGTCGTACCTTCCGACAGAATCAGCATTGTTTTAGACTGCAAGCAGGCAAAGATACGCCTGGATAAGGCTAAGCTTACACAGATAGGGATAAATCTACTTCAAAACGCGGTTGATGCTGTGCATGAGCATGGCGGCGAGGTCGGAGTCGCCATGCGATATGGTGAAGGAAGGTTTGTTATGGATGTCTGGGACAGCGGCCCAGGTCTTCCGGGGGAAGTAAGACAGCACCTGTTCGAGCCGTTTGTTACTACAAAGGCTAGAGGTACCGGGCTCGGCCTTGCCATTGTCAAGCGTCTGACAGAATCCCTTGGCGGTTCAGTAACCATTAAAGATCGAGGTCCTGTAGGGCCTACTGGAGAGGGTGGCGGTACGTTGGCAGAGGTCATTATACCGATTCCTGAGCAGGAGGAAGAATCTTGA
- a CDS encoding cobyrinate a,c-diamide synthase, whose protein sequence is MKTFLIAGTQSGVGKTTVALGIMAALKSKGLDVQPFKCGPDFIDPTLHHMVTGRMSRNLDIWMCGENFVKETFFDHAKGADIAVVEGVMGLFDGGVSSSASLARCLGLPVILVIDVRSMAETVAAIIKGFEVIDPDLVQGIILNRVGSRRHLDLLKNAIVRHCNSDLFLGYLPRDQWFEIPSRHLGLFMANDAPLDKKAVERLSCAVSDFIDLERLMDLQIKPVKIKEPLNLDCTISETGGDGPKNNNDGYTQGHEITIGIARDEAFCFYYEDNLDLFRKMGARITEFSPLSDTAIPDGIDAIYLGGGYPELYAERLSENHEMLNSIRDWSIRGGVVYAECGGFMYLTQGIEGLDQKFYPMVGIYPVRAKMNYRLSALGYREIEPVSGPFAAMYKGLRTAFAQHGIPRLKGHEFHYSTIEEMPPEVDRTFRLADGRFSGYLIKNTLGSYIHIHFGNTPWAVRRFIEFSKGAGGHGI, encoded by the coding sequence ATGAAGACGTTCCTCATCGCCGGCACCCAAAGCGGAGTAGGTAAAACCACCGTGGCACTTGGCATCATGGCGGCCCTTAAGTCAAAGGGTCTCGATGTCCAACCCTTTAAATGCGGGCCCGACTTCATAGACCCCACCCTGCACCACATGGTGACAGGAAGGATGTCAAGGAACCTGGATATATGGATGTGCGGGGAAAATTTTGTAAAAGAGACCTTCTTTGACCATGCAAAAGGGGCGGATATAGCCGTAGTCGAGGGGGTTATGGGTCTTTTTGACGGCGGGGTCTCGAGCAGTGCATCTCTCGCAAGATGCCTTGGATTACCGGTTATCCTGGTCATTGACGTACGTTCAATGGCAGAAACGGTCGCCGCTATTATAAAGGGCTTTGAGGTAATCGACCCAGATCTTGTCCAGGGAATAATTCTTAACAGAGTCGGGAGCCGGAGACACCTTGATCTATTGAAAAACGCCATCGTAAGGCATTGCAACTCTGATCTATTTCTAGGATATCTCCCAAGGGATCAATGGTTTGAGATACCAAGCCGCCACCTCGGGCTATTTATGGCAAACGACGCCCCGCTCGATAAAAAGGCTGTAGAAAGGCTTTCCTGTGCGGTGTCCGATTTCATTGATCTAGAAAGACTTATGGACCTCCAGATAAAACCAGTTAAAATCAAAGAGCCTTTGAATCTGGACTGTACTATTTCCGAGACAGGCGGAGACGGTCCTAAGAACAACAATGACGGATACACCCAAGGGCATGAAATAACCATAGGAATTGCAAGAGATGAGGCATTCTGTTTCTATTATGAAGACAATCTCGATCTGTTCCGAAAAATGGGGGCGAGGATAACAGAATTCAGTCCACTTTCAGATACAGCCATCCCTGATGGTATAGATGCTATATATCTTGGCGGCGGCTATCCTGAACTCTATGCTGAACGGCTCTCTGAAAACCATGAGATGCTCAATTCGATCAGGGACTGGTCGATTAGAGGCGGGGTCGTTTATGCCGAATGCGGCGGTTTTATGTACCTTACCCAGGGTATAGAAGGCCTTGACCAAAAATTCTATCCAATGGTCGGCATATATCCGGTCAGAGCCAAGATGAACTACCGCTTGTCAGCACTCGGATACAGGGAGATAGAACCTGTCTCTGGACCATTTGCGGCTATGTACAAGGGTTTGCGGACCGCCTTTGCACAGCATGGCATCCCCAGGCTCAAAGGCCATGAGTTCCACTATTCGACCATAGAAGAGATGCCGCCTGAGGTCGATCGTACATTCCGGCTTGCAGACGGGAGGTTCAGTGGCTATCTAATCAAAAATACGCTGGGCAGCTACATACACATCCATTTCGGCAACACACCGTGGGCGGTCAGGAGGTTCATCGAGTTTTCAAAGGGAGCAGGAGGCCATGGAATTTGA
- the trxB gene encoding thioredoxin-disulfide reductase — protein MSEPQLIIIGGGPAGMAAALYAGRAMINTLLIEKIAPGGQMLWTDKVDNYLGFPDGVLAYELVEKMAAHARRFGVKEMAGEVSNIESDEAHGCVHVKVGDKLFSPNAVIVATGASPRRLGVKGEAEFTGKGVSYCATCDAAFFKDQKVAVVGGGDTAVQEAVFLTRFASKVYIIHRRDRFRAVKILAQRALSDPKIEPIWNTIVEEIEGDSVVSALALRNKVTGEPKRLPVDGVFVFIGMDPNTGFVPDAAKKDGQGFLITDEWMRTSLPRVFAAGDCRSKPLRQIITAVGDGATAAFAAEQLIE, from the coding sequence ATGTCAGAGCCGCAACTGATCATTATAGGAGGCGGACCAGCCGGCATGGCCGCTGCCCTCTATGCCGGAAGGGCCATGATCAATACCCTTTTGATCGAAAAGATAGCGCCAGGCGGTCAGATGTTATGGACAGATAAGGTTGATAACTATCTTGGCTTTCCAGACGGGGTGCTGGCCTATGAGCTGGTTGAGAAGATGGCTGCCCATGCGAGGAGATTTGGCGTAAAAGAGATGGCAGGCGAAGTCTCTAACATCGAATCCGATGAGGCGCATGGCTGTGTGCACGTAAAGGTTGGCGATAAGCTCTTTTCCCCTAACGCCGTCATTGTGGCCACAGGGGCAAGCCCGAGGAGGCTTGGTGTAAAAGGTGAGGCTGAATTTACGGGCAAGGGGGTTTCTTATTGCGCTACATGTGACGCTGCGTTTTTCAAAGACCAGAAAGTGGCGGTTGTAGGTGGTGGCGATACGGCCGTGCAGGAGGCCGTTTTCCTTACAAGGTTTGCCAGCAAGGTCTATATTATACATCGTAGGGATCGATTCAGGGCGGTTAAGATACTGGCGCAGCGTGCCTTGTCCGATCCTAAGATAGAGCCTATATGGAATACAATAGTCGAAGAAATAGAGGGCGATAGTGTGGTCAGTGCACTTGCCCTTAGGAACAAGGTAACCGGCGAGCCGAAGAGGCTGCCGGTGGATGGGGTTTTTGTCTTTATAGGCATGGATCCAAATACAGGGTTTGTGCCTGATGCTGCAAAGAAAGACGGACAGGGTTTTTTGATTACCGATGAATGGATGCGTACATCGCTTCCAAGGGTGTTTGCGGCCGGAGATTGCAGATCCAAGCCGCTGCGGCAGATAATCACTGCTGTCGGAGACGGCGCTACGGCCGCTTTTGCAGCAGAACAATTAATCGAGTGA
- a CDS encoding cobalt-precorrin-5B (C(1))-methyltransferase — MKRLRSGYTTGACAAAAAKAATLCLLTKDLQPRVEIPFPQGGRVTFAVHMAALAGPYTAVASIIKDAGDDPDVTNGAEIEALIRVIETGKDRIRILGGPGVGIVTKPGLPVQVGEPAINPMPKKMIKKAVEEAISESGCAIGQVLGIEVIISVPNGERLAEHTLNRRLGILGGISILGTTGIVRPISAEAWTATIKASMDVARAAGLSEVALSTGRTSEAVLEAELGLPEEAYVMMGDYLEFSLLEARAHGFSRLHLGCMWAKLVKAAMGIPQTHVRHGALEIKAMVSFLKDLGLKDSDKFYNANTAREIYWRLKEAGEKEIICLVCKRAKAFAEGVAGIPVSVYLIDSGEVAERA; from the coding sequence ATGAAGAGGCTCCGCTCAGGCTATACCACAGGGGCCTGTGCAGCTGCAGCGGCAAAGGCTGCAACACTCTGTCTCCTTACAAAAGACCTTCAGCCACGGGTCGAGATACCATTTCCACAAGGCGGCAGGGTGACATTCGCCGTGCATATGGCAGCCCTGGCCGGCCCTTACACAGCAGTTGCATCAATAATCAAGGATGCAGGGGACGACCCTGACGTAACGAACGGTGCCGAGATAGAGGCCTTGATAAGGGTTATCGAGACAGGGAAAGATAGGATCAGGATACTCGGGGGGCCAGGGGTCGGCATTGTTACAAAGCCAGGACTGCCTGTACAGGTTGGCGAGCCAGCCATAAACCCTATGCCAAAAAAGATGATCAAAAAGGCGGTGGAAGAGGCGATTTCGGAATCTGGTTGCGCTATAGGGCAAGTGTTGGGCATTGAGGTCATCATCTCCGTGCCGAATGGGGAGAGACTTGCGGAACACACCCTGAACAGACGCCTTGGAATATTGGGAGGGATTTCCATCCTCGGCACCACCGGTATCGTAAGGCCCATATCCGCCGAGGCATGGACGGCCACCATCAAGGCATCCATGGATGTGGCGCGGGCAGCGGGGCTTTCAGAGGTGGCGCTCTCCACCGGCCGCACATCAGAGGCAGTCCTTGAGGCGGAACTGGGGCTTCCTGAAGAGGCCTATGTGATGATGGGCGACTACCTCGAATTCTCCCTCCTTGAGGCCAGGGCCCACGGCTTTTCAAGGCTGCACCTTGGGTGTATGTGGGCAAAGCTTGTAAAAGCCGCAATGGGCATCCCTCAGACCCATGTGCGGCACGGGGCCCTTGAGATCAAAGCAATGGTCTCGTTCCTGAAAGACCTCGGCCTCAAGGACTCCGATAAGTTCTATAATGCGAACACCGCAAGGGAGATCTATTGGCGGCTAAAGGAGGCTGGGGAAAAGGAGATAATCTGCCTTGTGTGCAAAAGGGCAAAGGCATTTGCAGAGGGTGTGGCAGGTATCCCGGTCTCGGTCTATCTGATAGATTCAGGCGAGGTGGCTGAACGTGCATAG
- the trxA gene encoding thioredoxin: protein MSADNVLHVGDSDFDSVVLKSDLPVLVDFWAAWCGPCRAIAPVIDELASDYAGRVKIAKMNVDENPITPGRYGIRAIPTLIIFKGGKVMDQITGAVGKGAIEAVLNRVLS, encoded by the coding sequence ATGTCTGCTGACAACGTGTTGCATGTTGGTGATTCCGATTTTGACTCAGTGGTGCTTAAGTCTGACCTACCTGTCTTGGTTGATTTCTGGGCTGCCTGGTGTGGGCCTTGCAGGGCCATCGCCCCTGTTATAGATGAGCTTGCATCTGATTATGCAGGAAGGGTCAAGATAGCCAAGATGAATGTGGATGAAAATCCAATCACCCCTGGAAGGTATGGTATAAGGGCCATTCCAACCCTGATTATCTTTAAGGGCGGCAAGGTAATGGATCAGATAACCGGCGCTGTCGGCAAGGGCGCTATAGAAGCGGTCCTAAACAGGGTATTGTCCTAA
- a CDS encoding outer membrane protein assembly factor BamD, translating to MRKTTSLIRWISAAFLVVFFVSLVSGCGKNIFSRNVKKTGEEEMPFSSLYPTSKASRGNEKEMVMEAMYDYERGLYSTAAEQFQKIKDQFPFSPYATLAELHLADCKFYEGEYEEAVTLYEEFEKLHPNNEVVPYVIYQEGRCYHRLMSTADRDQTDTRKLIETYDRLLKRFPNSPYSFEAKRRIKEARQMLAEHELVVARWYIRTGQYPQARARLQNVLDLYPDTPASISAQKLLSKIAHSGTRADRVAGGREKRGWIYRLFPF from the coding sequence ATGAGAAAGACAACGTCTCTAATCAGGTGGATCTCCGCCGCGTTCCTGGTTGTATTTTTCGTTAGCCTCGTGTCAGGTTGTGGTAAAAATATTTTCAGCCGCAATGTAAAGAAGACCGGAGAGGAGGAGATGCCGTTTTCGTCTCTGTATCCAACAAGCAAGGCAAGCAGAGGCAATGAAAAGGAGATGGTCATGGAGGCCATGTACGACTATGAAAGGGGGCTTTATTCAACAGCTGCCGAGCAATTTCAGAAGATAAAAGACCAGTTTCCTTTCAGCCCTTATGCCACATTGGCCGAGCTTCATTTGGCGGATTGTAAATTTTATGAGGGTGAATATGAAGAGGCTGTAACCCTTTACGAAGAGTTTGAAAAGCTTCATCCCAACAATGAAGTTGTCCCTTATGTGATCTATCAGGAAGGTAGATGTTACCACAGGCTCATGTCAACTGCAGATAGGGATCAGACGGATACGCGTAAACTCATTGAGACCTATGATCGCCTTTTAAAGCGCTTTCCCAATAGCCCTTATAGCTTTGAGGCAAAGAGGCGCATAAAAGAAGCCAGGCAGATGTTGGCGGAACATGAGTTGGTCGTGGCCCGTTGGTATATACGAACCGGGCAGTATCCACAGGCAAGGGCGCGTCTTCAAAATGTCCTAGATCTATACCCTGATACTCCTGCAAGCATTAGTGCTCAAAAGCTATTGTCAAAGATAGCTCATTCAGGCACAAGGGCAGATCGGGTTGCGGGTGGGCGCGAAAAAAGGGGCTGGATATATAGGCTGTTTCCATTTTAG
- a CDS encoding selenium metabolism-associated LysR family transcriptional regulator, translating to MLDIHQLRIFLAVWQEKGFSGASRAVYLTQPTVSGHIKALEEALNTKLFDRTGKEVLPTKAGEALYPYAKQILHLVAEAEEAMSAFVKGESGRLRIGGSNIPGQYLLPDLIGRFKTSRKDVNIVLRISDTAGIIDMVASGEIELGIAGACLERPELIFEPCMDDQMVLIVPKGHRLDGLSEIDLNDVLYEPFIVREKGSGSRLAAERALTSAGWPCFDRLNIVAEIGSTEAVRQAIKAGLGLAIISRQAVEEEIRTGIFHAASLKGVDLRRRFYLLWRKDRTLSPLALAFIDLIKSIRADR from the coding sequence ATGTTGGATATCCATCAACTCAGAATCTTCTTGGCTGTATGGCAAGAAAAAGGCTTCAGCGGCGCATCCAGGGCTGTATATCTCACTCAACCCACTGTCAGCGGCCACATAAAGGCCCTTGAAGAGGCGCTCAACACCAAGTTGTTCGACAGAACGGGCAAGGAAGTGCTGCCTACAAAGGCCGGGGAGGCGCTTTATCCATATGCCAAACAGATCCTCCATCTCGTAGCCGAGGCCGAAGAGGCAATGAGTGCCTTTGTAAAAGGTGAAAGCGGACGATTACGCATCGGGGGCAGCAATATACCCGGCCAATATCTACTGCCAGACCTCATTGGACGATTCAAGACCTCACGAAAAGACGTAAACATTGTCCTCCGCATCAGTGATACGGCAGGGATCATCGATATGGTTGCATCCGGAGAGATAGAACTAGGCATTGCAGGTGCATGTCTGGAAAGACCTGAGCTGATATTTGAGCCATGCATGGACGATCAAATGGTGTTGATCGTCCCAAAAGGCCATAGACTAGACGGTTTAAGCGAGATAGACCTCAACGACGTCTTATATGAACCGTTCATAGTCAGAGAAAAGGGATCGGGCAGCAGGCTGGCAGCGGAAAGGGCGCTTACGTCCGCAGGATGGCCTTGCTTTGACAGATTAAATATAGTAGCCGAGATAGGGAGTACAGAGGCAGTGCGGCAGGCGATAAAGGCCGGACTCGGTCTTGCGATAATCTCAAGACAGGCGGTCGAGGAAGAAATCCGCACGGGCATCTTTCATGCAGCCTCACTAAAAGGCGTGGATCTCCGGCGTAGATTTTATCTCCTATGGCGTAAAGACAGAACTCTGTCGCCGCTTGCACTCGCCTTTATAGACCTTATAAAATCAATCCGCGCCGATCGTTGA
- a CDS encoding sirohydrochlorin cobaltochelatase, with protein MIKESAWLIITLLISLGLQSVSVSAKETKGENAAIVLAAFGTSYPEALTGIMNIKKRVEDACPGVPVKVAFTSNMIRKIWHKRIHDKDFKAANKSLPPDIFSVKGPLATIADLQDKGYSNIIVQSLHIYNGEEYDDLVSYVKGLEAIKTLKTKNMPFERLAIGRPALGANGDVHPYIDDIKEAARAVAEDVREAQRKKAALVYMGHGNKYYSSGAYAELQDVMRSMYPDAKIFIGTVEGFPSFDQVMDKLKAEKIRKVLLKPFMEVAGDHARNDMAGDANTSWKRRLESAGIKVVADIHGLSENDAFADIFVRHIKDAAKDSGIEICGEK; from the coding sequence ATGATCAAAGAATCAGCATGGTTAATAATAACGCTTTTAATATCTTTGGGATTGCAATCCGTGAGCGTCTCTGCAAAAGAGACAAAAGGAGAAAACGCCGCTATCGTGCTTGCCGCCTTTGGAACCAGCTATCCTGAGGCACTTACCGGCATCATGAATATCAAAAAACGGGTCGAAGATGCCTGCCCCGGCGTACCGGTCAAGGTCGCATTTACATCAAACATGATCCGCAAGATATGGCACAAGAGGATACACGATAAGGACTTTAAGGCAGCAAACAAGTCGTTGCCGCCCGATATCTTCAGCGTCAAAGGCCCGTTGGCGACCATAGCCGACCTTCAAGACAAAGGCTATTCTAATATAATAGTTCAGTCGCTACACATATATAACGGCGAGGAGTACGACGACCTTGTCTCTTATGTCAAGGGGCTTGAGGCCATAAAAACCCTTAAAACCAAAAATATGCCGTTTGAAAGGCTGGCTATAGGCAGACCCGCACTTGGCGCAAACGGCGATGTCCATCCGTATATAGACGATATTAAGGAAGCGGCAAGGGCTGTAGCGGAAGATGTCCGAGAGGCCCAAAGAAAAAAGGCGGCCCTTGTCTATATGGGACATGGAAACAAATATTATTCGTCAGGAGCCTATGCAGAACTCCAAGACGTCATGCGCTCCATGTACCCGGATGCCAAGATCTTCATAGGTACAGTAGAAGGCTTTCCATCTTTTGATCAAGTCATGGACAAACTTAAGGCTGAAAAGATAAGAAAGGTGCTGCTCAAACCATTCATGGAAGTGGCTGGTGACCATGCACGAAATGATATGGCAGGCGACGCTAATACTTCGTGGAAACGGCGGCTTGAGTCAGCTGGAATAAAGGTGGTCGCAGACATCCACGGTCTTAGTGAAAACGATGCATTTGCAGACATCTTTGTAAGACATATAAAAGATGCCGCTAAAGACAGTGGTATAGAGATATGCGGAGAGAAGTGA
- a CDS encoding precorrin-8X methylmutase, with protein MEFELRFSRPDEIEEESFRIIREELGQTPFNQDELSVVIRVVHATGDVSIASQMKFHPKAIQAGIEAVRAGKDVLTDVNMVAAGIDKTRLSRFGGRVMCLIADPGAAKKAQEEGRTRADAAIEIGIDQNDIGIIAIGNAPTALLSAVKYIDRNGCNSLLVGTPVGFVNAAESKELLSSRPYPFITILGRKGGSPAAAAIVNALLRLAECKA; from the coding sequence ATGGAATTTGAGCTGAGGTTTTCAAGGCCAGACGAGATCGAAGAAGAGAGTTTCAGGATAATAAGGGAGGAACTCGGACAGACACCGTTTAACCAGGATGAGCTCTCCGTAGTTATACGGGTGGTTCATGCCACTGGTGACGTCTCGATCGCCTCCCAGATGAAATTTCATCCAAAGGCCATTCAGGCCGGAATCGAGGCTGTAAGGGCGGGAAAAGACGTGCTGACCGATGTAAACATGGTTGCCGCAGGTATAGACAAGACAAGGCTTTCAAGGTTCGGCGGCAGGGTCATGTGTTTGATCGCGGATCCTGGTGCCGCGAAGAAGGCACAGGAAGAGGGTCGTACAAGGGCCGATGCGGCCATAGAGATCGGAATAGATCAAAACGATATTGGTATAATCGCCATAGGAAACGCCCCGACCGCACTTTTAAGCGCCGTCAAATATATAGACAGGAACGGCTGCAACTCGCTGCTGGTCGGTACTCCGGTCGGCTTTGTAAATGCAGCGGAATCAAAGGAACTTCTGTCTTCAAGGCCATACCCCTTCATAACGATCCTCGGCAGAAAAGGCGGAAGCCCTGCGGCCGCCGCGATTGTAAACGCACTCCTTCGTCTAGCGGAATGCAAGGCATGA
- the radA gene encoding DNA repair protein RadA, with the protein MSKEKMKRIYICQSCNYRSFKWLGRCPDCGVWNSFTEEIETCASGISLNAGGCPERMSEIATRAEGCRIITGIKELDRVLGGGLVPGSVVLLGGEPGIGKSTLLLQFLGHISGLGNKVLYISGEESPEQIRMRAERLGIEMGGKEDFWLAGEVMLERIERYVSELSPMFLAVDSIQTVICEDLESAAGSISQIRESAARLIRMSKPRGLSVFLIGHVTKEGVIAGPRVLEHLVDTVLYFEGERGHAFRILRTVKNRYGPTHEIGVFEMTGAGLREIVNPSEIFLTSRSEAVAGSVVTVCLEGTRPMLVEIQALVSRSYLANPRRTSTGFDANRLAMLVAVGERHLGTVLYDKDIFINVAGGLRIIEPAADLAVLMAIVSSLKGIPIPGGTALFGEVGLTGEVRAVTMSGARLNEAARLGLKCCLIPWMGGKQSDTPKGLGVEFVRDVKVCAERLGL; encoded by the coding sequence TTGAGTAAAGAGAAGATGAAGCGGATATATATTTGTCAGTCTTGTAACTATCGATCATTTAAATGGCTTGGTCGATGCCCTGACTGTGGCGTATGGAATTCATTCACAGAAGAGATTGAAACCTGCGCAAGCGGGATATCCCTTAATGCTGGCGGTTGTCCTGAGCGTATGTCAGAGATTGCGACGCGAGCCGAAGGATGCCGCATAATCACCGGCATAAAGGAGCTGGACAGGGTCTTGGGTGGAGGGCTAGTTCCTGGTTCGGTTGTCTTGCTCGGCGGTGAGCCGGGGATCGGAAAATCCACGCTCCTCCTCCAGTTCCTTGGTCATATTTCTGGTCTCGGCAATAAGGTTTTATATATAAGCGGCGAAGAGTCGCCTGAACAGATAAGGATGAGAGCGGAGAGGCTCGGCATCGAGATGGGCGGGAAGGAAGATTTTTGGTTGGCTGGTGAGGTGATGCTCGAACGCATAGAGAGATATGTATCTGAACTGTCACCCATGTTTTTGGCGGTAGATTCCATCCAGACCGTGATTTGTGAGGATTTGGAATCGGCCGCAGGGAGCATCTCACAGATTAGGGAATCGGCTGCAAGGCTCATCCGCATGTCGAAACCGAGGGGGTTGAGCGTATTTCTGATAGGTCATGTCACAAAGGAAGGTGTCATTGCTGGTCCGAGGGTCCTTGAACATCTAGTGGATACCGTACTCTATTTTGAAGGGGAAAGGGGCCACGCCTTCAGGATATTGAGGACCGTAAAGAATCGCTATGGCCCGACCCACGAGATCGGAGTGTTCGAAATGACCGGCGCAGGTCTTAGAGAGATAGTGAATCCTTCAGAGATATTCCTTACCAGCAGATCGGAGGCCGTAGCCGGTTCGGTTGTGACGGTTTGTCTTGAAGGTACAAGACCAATGCTCGTTGAGATACAGGCCTTGGTGAGTCGGTCTTATCTTGCCAATCCCAGACGGACATCTACGGGTTTTGATGCAAATCGCCTTGCCATGCTTGTAGCTGTAGGCGAACGGCATCTGGGGACTGTGCTCTATGACAAGGATATCTTTATTAATGTGGCAGGCGGTCTCAGGATAATTGAACCAGCCGCCGACCTCGCGGTCCTGATGGCCATTGTTTCGAGCCTTAAGGGGATCCCGATCCCTGGAGGAACAGCTTTGTTCGGCGAAGTCGGGCTTACTGGTGAGGTCAGGGCTGTTACAATGTCAGGCGCCAGGCTGAATGAGGCAGCTAGACTAGGCCTTAAATGTTGTTTGATACCTTGGATGGGTGGTAAACAGTCAGATACGCCAAAGGGTCTTGGTGTGGAGTTTGTGCGCGACGTCAAGGTATGTGCTGAGCGCCTAGGCCTCTGA